CGGCCCCGCCGACAACAAGCTGGGCGGCGCGCAGATCGGCTCCACCGGCATCTGGGTCGGCGACTACACCGTCCAGCCGGAGAACGGCGGCCTGGGCGTCTTCGCCCATGAGTACGGCCACGACCTCGGTCTGCCGGACCACTACGACACCTCCGGCGGCGAGAACTCCACCGGCTTCTGGACCCTGATGTCCTCCGGTTCCTGGCTGGGCACGGGCAAGGGCGAGATCGGTGACCTGCCCGGCGACATGACCGCCTGGGACAAGCTCCAGCTGGGCTGGCTGAACTACGACAAGGCGAAGGCCGCGACGGAGTCCGAGCACAAGCTGGGCGTCGCCGAGTACAACACCCGGCACAAGCAGGCCCTCGTGGTCGAGCTGCCCAAGAAGAAGGTCACCACCGAGATCGTCGCCCCGGCGCAGGGCGCGAACCAGTGGTGGAGCGGCAGCGGCGACAACCTCGCCAACACGCTGACCCGTTCCGTGGACCTCACGGGCAAGTCGGCGGCCTCGCTGACCCTCGACGGCTGGTACGACATCGAGGCCGAGTACGACTACCTCTACACCGAGGTCTCCACCGACGGCGGCGCCAACTGGACCGCGGTCGACGGCACGGTCGACGGTGCGGCCATCCCGCGCGACGCGAGCAACAAGCCCGCGCTCACCGGCACCGTGGACGCCTACAAGAAGCTGGTCTTCCCGCTCGACGCCTACGCGGGCAAGAAGATCGACCTGCGCTTCCGCTACCAGACCGACGGCGGCGTGGCCCAGAAGGGCTTCGCGGCCGACGAGATCACCGTGACGGCCGACGGTACGGCCCTGTTCTCCGACAACGCGGAGACCGCGGACGCGGCTTGGGCGACGAAGGGCTTCTCCCGTATCGGCGCGTCCATCACGGACGACTACGCGCAGTACTACATCGCCGAGAACCGTCAGTACGTGTCGTACGACAAGACCCTGAAGACCGGCCCGTACAACTACGGCTTCTCGCAGACCCGTCCGGACTGGGTGGAGCACTACGCGTACCAGAACGGCCTGTTGATCTGGAAGTGGGACACCTCCCAGGCGGACAACAACACCAGCCAGCACCCCGGTGTCGGCCTGGTCCTGCCGGTCGACTCCCACCCGACGCCGCTGAAGTGGTCCGACGGCACGCTGATGCGCAACCGCATCCAGTCCTACGACTCGCCGTTCAGCCGGTTCCGCACGGACGGCATGACGCTGCACAACGCGGACGTCGCGACCCGGATCCCGTCGCGTGCGGGGGTGCCGGTCTTCAACGACCGCACCCACACGTACTACGACGCGGCGACCCCGACCGCGGGCGTCAAGATCACTGACACCAACACCAAGATCAAGATCATCAAGGAGGCCAAGGACGGCTCGACGGTCACGGTCGAGGTCGGCGCCGCGGTGAAGTAAACGGCATCTTCGCAGGTCGGAGCGTGATCGGCGGCAGCCCCCTGG
Above is a window of Streptomyces sp. DT2A-34 DNA encoding:
- a CDS encoding immune inhibitor A domain-containing protein — protein: MTSRPWTFRAAATAVALAAAAATGSTYAVAQAGEDTSTASVERHDPAEHTHADHDLEGPLSKTQEAQREEALNQVISGKAKVKERAGSQVVELKSKKGDSKYVELGREQTDKIFTILVEFGDQISEFGGTPGPAHNQIAEPDRKKDNSTAWQADYNQKHYQDLYFGTGKKTESLKKYYEKQSSGRYSVDGEVTDWVKVPYNEARYGNNACGQTNCSSVWNVVSDGLSAWVAQQKAAGKTDAEIKSDVAQFDQWDRYDFDGDGDFNEADGYIDHFQIVHAGEDESSGGGAQGTDAIWAHRWYAFGTDAGATGPADNKLGGAQIGSTGIWVGDYTVQPENGGLGVFAHEYGHDLGLPDHYDTSGGENSTGFWTLMSSGSWLGTGKGEIGDLPGDMTAWDKLQLGWLNYDKAKAATESEHKLGVAEYNTRHKQALVVELPKKKVTTEIVAPAQGANQWWSGSGDNLANTLTRSVDLTGKSAASLTLDGWYDIEAEYDYLYTEVSTDGGANWTAVDGTVDGAAIPRDASNKPALTGTVDAYKKLVFPLDAYAGKKIDLRFRYQTDGGVAQKGFAADEITVTADGTALFSDNAETADAAWATKGFSRIGASITDDYAQYYIAENRQYVSYDKTLKTGPYNYGFSQTRPDWVEHYAYQNGLLIWKWDTSQADNNTSQHPGVGLVLPVDSHPTPLKWSDGTLMRNRIQSYDSPFSRFRTDGMTLHNADVATRIPSRAGVPVFNDRTHTYYDAATPTAGVKITDTNTKIKIIKEAKDGSTVTVEVGAAVK